In Sphingomonas sp. PAMC26645, one DNA window encodes the following:
- a CDS encoding ATP phosphoribosyltransferase regulatory subunit translates to MTALLPEGFRDRLPPFADSAAALEARVLEAARLHGYERVDPPLAEFADGLEMRLKAGGLHDAVRFVDPVSQRTLAIRPDITAQVARIAATRMGHHPRPVRLSYAGSVLKLRASQLAPARETRQIGCELIGLDSVAAAQELVAVAVDMIAAADVTGASIDFTLPDLVPTLAAGPLPVADDLVATLRDRLDAKDAGAVAALAPAYLPLIEAAGPFDQAMDRLRAFDTTGALASRLDGLARIAEALDGRVALTLDPTERHGFEYQTWLGFSLFADGSAREVGRGGTYTVVHENGAEEAATGFSLFADALVERVATVDRRRLFLPFGTPAIEGAAMRAKGWVTVAALDAGDTPEAQVCTHLWVAGEPRAL, encoded by the coding sequence GTGACCGCACTCCTCCCCGAAGGTTTCCGAGATCGCCTCCCCCCGTTTGCCGATTCGGCCGCGGCACTGGAAGCCCGCGTGCTCGAAGCGGCGCGTCTCCACGGCTATGAGCGCGTCGATCCGCCGCTCGCCGAATTCGCTGACGGGCTGGAGATGCGCCTGAAGGCCGGCGGGCTGCACGACGCGGTGCGCTTCGTCGATCCGGTGTCGCAGCGCACGCTCGCGATCCGGCCGGACATTACCGCACAGGTCGCGCGGATCGCTGCCACGCGGATGGGGCACCACCCTCGGCCGGTTCGGCTGAGCTATGCTGGCTCCGTGCTGAAACTGCGCGCGTCGCAGCTCGCGCCCGCGCGCGAGACCCGGCAGATTGGGTGTGAGTTGATCGGGCTCGACTCGGTTGCCGCCGCGCAGGAACTGGTCGCGGTCGCGGTCGACATGATCGCCGCCGCCGATGTCACCGGCGCGTCGATCGACTTCACGCTCCCTGACCTCGTGCCGACGCTGGCCGCCGGACCTCTCCCCGTGGCGGATGACCTCGTCGCAACCTTGCGCGATCGGCTCGATGCGAAGGACGCCGGTGCCGTCGCTGCGCTCGCCCCCGCCTATCTTCCGTTGATCGAGGCCGCCGGACCGTTCGACCAGGCGATGGACCGCCTCCGCGCCTTCGATACCACCGGCGCACTCGCTTCGCGCCTCGACGGCCTCGCGCGCATCGCCGAGGCGCTCGATGGCCGCGTCGCGCTCACGCTCGATCCGACCGAGCGGCATGGCTTCGAATACCAGACATGGCTCGGCTTCTCGCTTTTCGCCGACGGTAGCGCGCGCGAAGTCGGCCGCGGCGGCACCTACACCGTCGTTCATGAAAATGGCGCCGAGGAAGCCGCGACCGGTTTTTCGTTGTTCGCCGATGCGCTCGTCGAACGCGTCGCTACTGTCGATCGCCGCCGCCTCTTCCTGCCGTTCGGTACGCCCGCCATCGAAGGCGCAGCAATGCGCGCGAAAGGCTGGGTTACCGTCGCCGCACTCGACGCCGGCGACACCCCCGAAGCACAAGTCTGCACGCATCTATGGGTGGCGGGCGAGCCCCGCGCGCTGTAG
- a CDS encoding adenylosuccinate synthase, with the protein MANVAVIGAQWGDEGKGKIVDWLAERADMVVRFQGGHNAGHTLVVGDNVYKLSLLPSGIVRGTPSFIGNGVVLDPWALKDEIARLGAQGVVATPETLRIADTCALILPFHRDLDGLREDASGAGKIGTTRRGIGPAYEDKVGRRAIRVCDLAHLDDLGPQLDRLTAHHDALRAGFGEPPIDRARLIAELREIAGFVLPFAKPVWRDLNAARSAGKRILFEGAQGVLLDVDHGTYPFVTSSNTIAGAAAGGSGLGPSAVGFVLGIAKAYTTRVGSGPFPTELENETGERLGVRGHEFGTVTGRKRRCGWFDAVLVRQAVAVGGITGIALTKIDVLDGFETVSICTGYSLRGETLDYFPAHAADQALVEPIYETMEGWQETTAGARSWADLPAQAIKYIRRIEELIRCPVTLVSTSPQRADTILVRDPFSD; encoded by the coding sequence TTGGCCAACGTAGCAGTCATCGGCGCGCAATGGGGCGACGAAGGCAAGGGCAAGATCGTCGACTGGCTCGCCGAGCGTGCCGACATGGTCGTGCGGTTCCAGGGCGGGCATAACGCCGGCCACACGCTGGTCGTCGGCGATAACGTATATAAGTTGTCGCTGCTGCCGTCGGGTATCGTCCGCGGGACGCCGTCGTTCATCGGGAATGGCGTGGTGCTCGATCCTTGGGCGCTGAAGGACGAGATCGCGCGGTTGGGTGCACAGGGCGTCGTCGCGACCCCGGAGACGCTGCGGATCGCCGATACCTGTGCGCTGATCCTGCCGTTCCACCGCGATCTCGACGGCCTGCGCGAGGATGCCAGCGGCGCTGGCAAGATCGGTACCACGCGTCGGGGCATTGGGCCTGCGTATGAGGACAAGGTCGGCCGTCGCGCGATCCGCGTGTGCGATCTCGCGCATCTCGACGATCTCGGCCCGCAGCTCGATCGCCTCACCGCACATCACGATGCGCTGCGTGCCGGCTTCGGCGAGCCGCCGATCGACCGCGCCCGCCTGATTGCCGAGCTGCGCGAGATTGCCGGCTTCGTCCTCCCGTTCGCCAAGCCTGTGTGGCGCGACCTCAACGCCGCGCGCTCGGCGGGCAAGCGCATCCTGTTCGAGGGCGCGCAGGGCGTGCTGCTCGATGTCGACCACGGCACCTATCCGTTCGTCACCTCGTCGAACACCATTGCAGGCGCTGCGGCCGGCGGTTCGGGCCTTGGCCCATCGGCAGTCGGCTTCGTGCTCGGCATCGCCAAGGCATACACTACCCGCGTCGGCTCCGGGCCGTTCCCGACCGAACTCGAGAACGAGACCGGCGAGCGACTCGGCGTACGCGGGCATGAGTTCGGTACCGTGACCGGGCGTAAGCGCCGCTGCGGCTGGTTCGACGCGGTGCTGGTGCGTCAGGCGGTGGCGGTCGGGGGCATCACCGGGATCGCGCTGACCAAGATCGATGTGCTCGACGGGTTCGAGACCGTATCGATCTGCACCGGCTACAGCTTGCGCGGCGAGACGCTCGATTATTTCCCGGCGCATGCGGCGGACCAGGCGCTGGTCGAGCCGATCTACGAGACGATGGAAGGCTGGCAGGAAACGACTGCCGGTGCACGCAGCTGGGCCGACCTGCCGGCGCAGGCGATCAAGTATATTCGCCGAATCGAAGAGCTGATCCGCTGCCCGGTGACGTTGGTGTCGACCAGCCCGCAGCGTGCCGACACGATCCTCGTCCGCGATCCGTTCTCGGACTGA
- the aroC gene encoding chorismate synthase, which produces MSFNTFGRLFRFTTWGESHGPALGAIVDGCPPGISLTEADIQPWLDKRRPGTSRFTTQRREPDTVRILSGVFEGRTTGTPISLMIENVDQRSKDYSDVAKAYRPGHADYAYDAKYGFRDFRGGGRSSARETAARVAAGAVARLVVPQVRVRAWVEAIGGDAIDPANFDDTQIDQNPFFCPDAEAALRWEALVDGARKSGSSLGAVIACEATGVPAGWGTPLYAKLDSELASACMSINAVKGIEIGDGFAAAELSGEANADPMRPGVDGPEFLANHAGGIAGGIATGQPIRLRVAFKPTSSILTPVETISPTGEAATIATKGRHDPCVGIRGVPVVEAMVALVLADQALLHRGQCG; this is translated from the coding sequence GTGAGCTTCAATACATTTGGACGGCTGTTCCGCTTCACCACCTGGGGCGAGTCGCATGGGCCGGCGCTGGGGGCGATCGTCGACGGGTGCCCGCCTGGCATCTCGCTGACCGAGGCGGACATCCAGCCCTGGCTCGATAAGCGTCGCCCCGGCACCTCGCGCTTCACCACGCAGCGGCGCGAGCCGGATACGGTCCGTATTCTCTCGGGCGTGTTCGAGGGGCGCACCACCGGCACGCCGATCAGCCTGATGATCGAGAATGTCGACCAGCGCTCGAAGGATTATTCCGACGTCGCCAAGGCCTATCGCCCCGGCCACGCCGACTATGCCTATGACGCCAAATACGGGTTCCGTGATTTCCGGGGCGGCGGGCGCTCCTCCGCGCGCGAAACCGCCGCACGCGTCGCCGCCGGTGCGGTCGCGCGGCTCGTCGTGCCGCAGGTCCGCGTCCGCGCATGGGTCGAGGCGATCGGTGGCGATGCGATCGATCCGGCAAATTTCGACGATACGCAGATCGACCAGAACCCGTTCTTCTGCCCCGATGCCGAGGCAGCGCTCCGCTGGGAAGCGCTCGTCGACGGAGCGCGGAAATCCGGCTCGTCACTCGGCGCGGTGATCGCGTGTGAGGCGACCGGCGTGCCGGCAGGCTGGGGGACGCCGCTCTACGCCAAGCTCGATTCCGAACTCGCGTCGGCCTGCATGAGCATCAACGCGGTCAAGGGCATCGAGATCGGCGACGGATTCGCCGCCGCCGAATTGTCGGGCGAGGCGAACGCCGATCCGATGCGACCGGGCGTCGATGGCCCAGAGTTTCTCGCCAACCACGCAGGTGGGATCGCTGGGGGCATCGCAACCGGCCAGCCGATACGCCTCCGCGTCGCGTTCAAGCCGACCAGCTCGATCCTCACCCCGGTCGAGACGATCAGCCCGACCGGTGAGGCCGCGACGATCGCCACCAAGGGGCGTCACGACCCGTGCGTGGGCATCCGCGGAGTCCCCGTGGTCGAGGCGATGGTCGCTCTCGTGCTGGCCGACCAGGCGCTGCTGCATCGGGGCCAGTGCGGCTGA
- a CDS encoding DUF559 domain-containing protein has product MRQHDGTEPLDRARGLRRNATKAEDRLWYRLRSRRLGNFKFRRQVWIGPFIADFLCMDAMLVVEVDGSQHIDEAAYDDNRTAFLATKGYRVIRVWNNDVMQRMDGVLAAILDGLTCVPSPSHASHGPLPLPVRERGQ; this is encoded by the coding sequence GTGAGGCAACACGACGGCACCGAACCACTGGATCGAGCCCGAGGTTTGCGTCGGAACGCGACCAAAGCGGAGGACCGGCTGTGGTACCGCCTCCGCAGTCGTCGTCTCGGCAACTTCAAGTTCCGCCGCCAAGTATGGATCGGCCCCTTCATCGCCGACTTCCTCTGCATGGACGCCATGCTGGTCGTCGAGGTAGACGGTAGCCAACACATCGACGAAGCGGCGTACGACGACAATCGAACCGCCTTCCTCGCGACCAAGGGATATCGTGTGATCCGTGTCTGGAACAACGACGTGATGCAGCGGATGGACGGTGTGCTCGCCGCGATCCTTGATGGACTTACGTGCGTGCCCTCACCCTCCCATGCTTCGCACGGGCCCCTCCCTCTCCCCGTCCGGGAGAGGGGCCAGTGA
- the fabI gene encoding enoyl-ACP reductase FabI — MNGLMAGKRGLIMGLANDKSLAWGIAKKLSEAGADLAFSYQGETMEKRVRPLAEQLGVARLFDCDVSDMGALDATFDKLAEEWPTIDFVVHAIGFSDKNELRGRFVDTSLDNFLMTMNISVYSFVAVAQRAAKMMTEGGAMLTLSYYGAEKVIPHYNVMGVAKAALETSVQYLAVDLGRDNIRVNAISAGPIKTLAASGIGDFRLILKWNELNSPLKRNVTIDDVGGAGLYLLSDLASGVTGETHHVDAGYNVIGMKAEDAPDIALA; from the coding sequence GTGAACGGTTTGATGGCGGGCAAGCGTGGGCTGATCATGGGCTTGGCGAACGACAAGTCGCTGGCCTGGGGGATTGCCAAGAAGCTGTCCGAGGCGGGCGCGGACCTCGCGTTCAGCTACCAGGGCGAGACGATGGAGAAGCGCGTCCGCCCGCTCGCCGAGCAATTGGGCGTGGCGCGGCTCTTCGATTGCGATGTGTCGGACATGGGCGCGCTCGATGCGACCTTCGACAAGCTGGCGGAGGAATGGCCGACGATCGACTTCGTCGTTCACGCGATCGGCTTTTCGGACAAGAACGAGCTGCGTGGGCGGTTCGTCGATACCAGCCTCGACAATTTCCTGATGACGATGAACATCTCGGTCTATTCGTTCGTCGCGGTGGCGCAGCGGGCGGCCAAGATGATGACCGAGGGCGGCGCGATGCTGACGCTCAGCTATTACGGCGCGGAGAAGGTCATTCCGCATTACAACGTCATGGGCGTGGCGAAGGCGGCGCTGGAGACGAGCGTGCAGTATCTCGCGGTCGACCTCGGCCGCGACAATATCCGCGTTAACGCGATCTCGGCGGGGCCGATCAAGACGCTGGCCGCAAGCGGCATCGGCGATTTCCGCCTGATTTTGAAGTGGAACGAGCTGAACTCACCGCTGAAGCGCAACGTGACGATCGACGACGTCGGCGGCGCGGGGCTGTATCTGCTGAGCGACCTGGCTTCGGGCGTGACCGGCGAGACGCACCACGTCGACGCCGGCTACAACGTGATCGGTATGAAAGCCGAAGACGCCCCCGATATCGCACTGGCATAA
- a CDS encoding YihY/virulence factor BrkB family protein: MAKVRPGSYAFEIVKRAAVGVFNDGFIHAGNLAYLALMTVFPFFIVAAAILSIFGQSVETVRAVESFLNVLPPNVGDLLRKPIADVLAARTGSLLWLGALVGLWTVGSFVETIRDIFHRAYGIKATAPFWKSRLGSSAVIILSVVIALLSFLVQGILTAAEQFIYRLLPFAQDAAGWVGLSRLIPGLLMFGALYLLFYSVTPSRYRYSKCRKWPGALFTTAWWVSATALLPVILSRLGGYDLTYGSLAGVVIMLLFFYVIGLGLVFGAHLNAALAEPPETTLEQPATDMQV, encoded by the coding sequence ATGGCGAAGGTCAGGCCAGGCAGTTACGCGTTCGAGATCGTCAAGCGGGCGGCCGTCGGCGTGTTCAACGACGGCTTCATCCACGCGGGGAACCTCGCCTATCTCGCATTGATGACGGTGTTCCCGTTCTTCATCGTCGCCGCCGCGATCCTGTCGATCTTCGGACAGAGCGTCGAGACAGTGCGCGCGGTCGAATCGTTCCTCAACGTCCTGCCGCCGAACGTCGGCGACCTGTTGCGCAAGCCGATCGCCGACGTGCTCGCCGCGCGGACCGGGTCGCTGTTGTGGCTTGGTGCGCTCGTCGGGCTTTGGACGGTCGGCAGCTTCGTCGAGACGATCCGCGACATCTTCCACCGCGCCTATGGGATCAAGGCGACCGCGCCGTTCTGGAAATCGCGGCTCGGCTCGTCGGCGGTGATCATTCTGTCGGTGGTAATCGCGTTGCTGTCGTTCCTGGTGCAGGGCATCCTCACCGCAGCCGAGCAGTTCATTTATCGCCTCCTCCCCTTCGCGCAGGACGCCGCCGGCTGGGTCGGTCTCTCCCGTCTTATCCCCGGCCTGCTCATGTTCGGCGCGCTGTACCTGCTGTTCTATTCGGTGACGCCCTCGCGCTATCGTTATTCGAAGTGCCGCAAATGGCCGGGCGCGCTGTTCACCACCGCCTGGTGGGTCAGCGCGACCGCGTTGCTGCCGGTGATCCTGTCGCGTCTCGGTGGTTACGACCTCACCTATGGCAGTCTGGCGGGTGTCGTCATCATGCTGTTATTTTTCTATGTCATCGGGCTCGGTCTCGTATTTGGCGCGCATCTCAACGCAGCACTGGCGGAACCACCCGAAACAACGCTAGAGCAGCCTGCTACGGATATGCAGGTATAG
- a CDS encoding DnaJ C-terminal domain-containing protein has protein sequence MADPYKTLGVARDATEADIKKAYRKLAKELHPDRNKDNPKASERFSTVTNAYDLLNDKDKRARFDRGEIDGDGNPASPFGFGGGGGGRPQPGGGFRSEGYESGAGGADMSDIFEGLFGGAQRGGGGGFSGGFGRRPQPKGENAAYRLQVPFVEAATLEPQRVTLADGKTLDLKLPAGVETGTQMKLAGKGEQGPGGAGDAILTIEVQPHKFFTRDGDDVRLDLPITLAEAVLGGSVKAPTVDKPVMLTIPKGTTSGKTLRLKGKGFHKKGGMRGDQLVTLMIDIPASDAALTAFVESWEGREAGNPRGAMGV, from the coding sequence GTGGCCGATCCGTACAAGACTCTGGGTGTAGCGCGCGACGCGACCGAAGCCGACATCAAGAAGGCGTACCGCAAGCTCGCAAAGGAGCTTCATCCCGATCGCAACAAGGACAATCCGAAGGCGTCGGAGCGGTTCAGCACCGTCACCAACGCGTACGACCTGCTGAACGACAAGGACAAGCGCGCGCGGTTCGATCGCGGCGAGATCGACGGCGACGGCAACCCGGCGTCGCCGTTCGGGTTCGGCGGCGGTGGTGGCGGGCGACCCCAGCCCGGCGGCGGCTTCCGCAGCGAGGGCTATGAGAGCGGCGCCGGCGGTGCCGACATGAGCGACATCTTCGAAGGGCTGTTCGGCGGCGCGCAGCGTGGTGGCGGCGGCGGGTTCTCCGGCGGCTTCGGTCGGCGCCCGCAGCCCAAGGGCGAGAATGCCGCGTATCGTCTGCAAGTCCCGTTCGTCGAGGCGGCGACGCTGGAGCCGCAGCGCGTGACGCTGGCGGACGGCAAGACGCTCGACTTGAAGCTCCCCGCCGGGGTCGAGACCGGCACGCAGATGAAGCTCGCCGGCAAGGGCGAGCAGGGTCCGGGCGGCGCGGGCGATGCGATCCTGACGATCGAGGTCCAGCCGCACAAGTTCTTCACGCGCGACGGCGACGATGTCCGCCTCGACCTGCCGATCACGCTCGCAGAGGCGGTGCTGGGTGGCTCGGTCAAGGCGCCGACGGTCGACAAACCGGTGATGCTGACGATCCCCAAGGGTACGACGTCGGGCAAGACGTTGCGCCTGAAGGGCAAGGGTTTCCACAAGAAGGGCGGCATGCGAGGCGATCAGTTGGTCACCCTCATGATCGACATTCCCGCCAGCGATGCGGCGCTGACCGCGTTCGTCGAGAGTTGGGAAGGTCGCGAAGCCGGGAACCCGCGGGGGGCCATGGGCGTCTGA
- a CDS encoding transglutaminase family protein, with product MIYDIRHVTTFDYGASVKFARCNLRLKPIDWPGQHLDSYALSVHPAGRTSAARAEAGLANVTRLVVDSPVRHLTIESQSRMTVDRLVPVPDASDPTLGEIAAMARASTDLSAASPANYIYPSPLIPLDQAIADYCAVDLDPSRGALEAGIALARRIQVEFEFDADATLVDTPPHEAFLQRKGVCQDFAQIMITGLRATGLPAAYASGYIRTIPPEGQPRLVGADATHAWVLLWCGPVRGWVGVDPTNGIWMASDHIVMAVGRDYAEIAPVDGVVLGSGAQNMDVSVDVAPLDETVKA from the coding sequence ATGATCTACGACATTCGCCACGTCACGACGTTCGATTACGGCGCGAGCGTCAAGTTCGCGCGCTGCAACCTCCGCCTAAAACCGATCGACTGGCCGGGGCAGCATCTGGATAGCTATGCGCTGTCGGTGCATCCGGCCGGGCGTACCAGCGCGGCGCGGGCGGAGGCGGGGCTGGCCAACGTGACGCGATTGGTCGTCGACAGCCCAGTTCGCCACCTAACGATCGAGAGTCAGTCGCGGATGACGGTGGATCGCCTCGTGCCCGTCCCCGACGCGAGCGATCCGACGCTGGGCGAGATCGCGGCGATGGCGCGAGCGAGCACCGATCTCTCCGCGGCAAGCCCGGCGAATTATATCTATCCCTCGCCGCTGATCCCGCTTGACCAAGCGATCGCAGACTATTGCGCGGTGGATCTCGATCCTTCGCGGGGAGCGCTGGAGGCCGGAATCGCGCTCGCGCGGCGGATTCAGGTGGAGTTCGAATTCGACGCCGACGCGACGCTGGTCGATACACCGCCGCACGAGGCGTTCCTCCAGCGCAAGGGCGTGTGCCAGGATTTCGCGCAGATCATGATCACCGGCTTGCGCGCGACGGGGCTGCCAGCGGCGTATGCGTCGGGCTATATCCGGACGATCCCGCCCGAGGGCCAGCCGCGGCTGGTCGGGGCGGATGCGACGCATGCGTGGGTGCTGCTGTGGTGCGGGCCGGTGCGTGGCTGGGTCGGAGTCGATCCGACCAACGGGATCTGGATGGCGAGCGATCACATCGTGATGGCGGTCGGGCGGGACTATGCGGAGATTGCGCCGGTCGACGGGGTGGTGCTCGGGTCGGGGGCGCAGAATATGGATGTCAGCGTCGATGTCGCGCCGCTGGATGAGACAGTTAAGGCGTAA
- a CDS encoding circularly permuted type 2 ATP-grasp protein, translated as MIHAERWIADYCARTTGVDVLCPAEDGSADPAWAAMFAELAMVASDDLGHIRERVQRHAVDIGTGFRIADEPDERPWPVSPVPLLIEAGEWAGIERGVIQRATLMETVIADLYGAGKLVADGHIPAALVTGSPFFLRPMVGLDPPGGRHLDFIAIDLGRGPTGEWRVLADHLRAPAGAGYALENRIAVSRTLGGLQDRLNVQRHAPFFAAFRAGIAAMCKRTDPRIGLLTPGRFNPSYPEQAHLARYLGLLLVEGADLAALEDKVYVRTIGGLKRIDALWRRLDPRLLDPLAFDTHSQIGVPGLIDAYAAGNVVLSNAPGSAVLEAPAFSAFLPQLAKSLLGEDLLLPNIATWWCGQDGARAQVEANFDRLLIGPAFHSRPLGMTGGPVTGADITGEDRARLLTDMANRPQDYVGQELVQLSTMPVVVGDALVPRPFTLRVFAARGGDGEWTVLPGGFARIGEHPDARAAVMGEGIWSADVCIYGAEPVAPVSLLTAADSLQVRRNPGTLPSRVADNFYWLGRYLERGEALLGAIRVMLGNSIDVDGGAVLSPTTVGKLVGLIVGAGSAPHPPSLRRADLTALARTAMEDERWQSILTLNRHAREIGEGSRDRLSADMVRLLEAPFPTHRGMLERAGSLQRRYAAIAGLSAEHMGRTAAWRFHDLGRRIERAMAMARAIRLFGMPGASPDDLSVLLDLADSQISYRQRYPTGIARVPVMDLVALDPGNPRSLAFSAERIAARLAELPVLSDDEMAEPQQAQATGLQAIVMTATAAELDAETLGDIERRLGAVSDALARRYFLQGAEPLRTSGLTLA; from the coding sequence ATGATCCATGCCGAGCGCTGGATCGCCGACTATTGCGCGCGCACCACCGGCGTCGACGTGCTGTGCCCCGCTGAAGACGGTAGCGCCGACCCCGCCTGGGCGGCGATGTTCGCCGAGCTCGCGATGGTCGCCTCGGACGACCTCGGCCACATCCGCGAACGCGTCCAGCGGCATGCGGTCGACATCGGCACCGGATTCCGCATCGCCGACGAACCCGACGAGCGCCCCTGGCCCGTCTCGCCCGTCCCGCTGCTGATCGAGGCCGGCGAATGGGCGGGGATCGAGCGCGGCGTGATCCAGCGCGCGACGTTGATGGAGACGGTGATCGCCGACCTCTATGGCGCGGGCAAGCTGGTCGCCGACGGCCATATCCCCGCCGCGCTCGTCACCGGCAGCCCATTCTTCCTGCGGCCGATGGTCGGGCTCGACCCGCCCGGCGGCCGCCATCTCGATTTCATCGCGATCGACCTCGGCCGCGGGCCGACCGGCGAATGGCGCGTGCTCGCCGATCACCTGCGGGCGCCCGCCGGCGCCGGGTATGCGCTGGAGAACCGTATCGCGGTCAGCCGTACGCTCGGCGGGTTGCAGGATCGGCTCAACGTCCAGCGGCATGCGCCGTTCTTCGCCGCGTTTCGCGCCGGGATTGCGGCGATGTGCAAGCGGACCGACCCGCGGATCGGGCTGCTCACCCCCGGCCGGTTCAACCCGAGCTATCCCGAGCAAGCGCACCTCGCGCGCTATCTGGGGCTGCTGCTGGTTGAGGGCGCCGATCTCGCCGCGCTCGAGGACAAGGTCTATGTCCGCACGATCGGTGGGCTCAAGCGGATCGATGCGCTGTGGCGGCGGCTCGACCCGCGGCTGCTCGACCCGCTGGCGTTCGACACGCATTCCCAGATCGGCGTACCCGGGCTGATCGACGCGTACGCCGCCGGCAACGTCGTGCTGTCGAACGCGCCGGGCTCGGCCGTGCTGGAGGCGCCGGCGTTCTCGGCGTTCCTGCCGCAGCTTGCGAAGTCGCTGCTTGGTGAAGACCTGCTCCTCCCCAACATCGCGACGTGGTGGTGCGGGCAGGACGGCGCGCGGGCGCAGGTCGAGGCGAATTTCGACCGTCTGCTGATCGGTCCGGCGTTCCATTCGCGACCTCTCGGCATGACCGGCGGCCCGGTTACGGGGGCCGACATCACCGGTGAAGACCGGGCGCGCCTGCTCACCGACATGGCGAATCGGCCGCAGGATTACGTGGGGCAGGAGCTGGTCCAGCTCTCGACGATGCCGGTCGTGGTCGGCGATGCGCTCGTCCCCCGCCCCTTCACCCTGCGCGTGTTCGCGGCGCGTGGCGGCGACGGCGAATGGACCGTCCTCCCCGGCGGCTTCGCGCGGATCGGCGAGCATCCCGATGCGCGGGCGGCGGTGATGGGCGAAGGCATCTGGTCCGCCGACGTCTGCATCTATGGCGCCGAGCCAGTCGCGCCCGTGTCGCTGCTCACCGCCGCGGACTCGCTCCAGGTGCGGCGCAATCCGGGGACGTTGCCAAGCCGGGTGGCGGACAATTTCTACTGGCTCGGGCGCTATCTGGAGCGCGGCGAAGCGCTGCTCGGCGCGATCCGCGTGATGCTGGGCAATTCGATCGACGTCGACGGCGGCGCTGTTTTGTCCCCTACCACGGTCGGCAAGCTGGTCGGGCTGATCGTCGGTGCTGGCAGTGCGCCGCACCCGCCATCGCTGCGCCGCGCCGATTTGACCGCGCTCGCCCGCACGGCGATGGAAGACGAACGCTGGCAGTCGATCCTCACGCTCAACCGCCATGCGCGCGAGATCGGCGAAGGCTCGCGCGACCGGTTGTCGGCGGACATGGTACGGCTGCTCGAAGCGCCCTTCCCTACGCACCGCGGGATGCTGGAGCGCGCCGGTTCATTGCAACGGCGGTACGCGGCGATCGCGGGGCTGTCGGCCGAGCATATGGGGCGGACAGCGGCGTGGCGCTTTCACGATCTCGGGCGCAGGATCGAGCGCGCCATGGCGATGGCCCGCGCGATCCGGTTGTTCGGGATGCCGGGAGCGTCGCCGGATGACCTGTCGGTGCTGCTCGACCTGGCGGATAGCCAGATCAGTTATCGGCAGCGCTATCCGACCGGGATCGCGCGCGTGCCGGTGATGGATCTGGTGGCGCTCGATCCGGGCAATCCTCGGTCGTTGGCGTTTTCAGCGGAGCGGATCGCGGCGCGGTTGGCGGAGTTGCCGGTGCTCAGCGACGACGAGATGGCGGAGCCGCAACAGGCTCAAGCGACCGGGTTGCAGGCGATCGTGATGACCGCGACGGCCGCGGAGTTGGATGCGGAAACGCTGGGGGATATCGAGCGGCGTCTCGGCGCGGTGTCTGATGCGCTGGCGCGGCGGTATTTTTTGCAGGGTGCGGAGCCGTTGCGGACTAGCGGGCTGACTTTGGCGTGA